From Cumulibacter manganitolerans, a single genomic window includes:
- a CDS encoding dihydrofolate reductase, with amino-acid sequence MRLGLIWAQAHDRVIGRDNGIPWRIPEDLRHFREVTGAARVVMGRRTWESLPERFRPLPGRENVVITSDRAYAAPGARVCASLPEALDGSEETWVIGGARVYAEALAAADVLEVTEVDLQVDGDTRAPVIGAEWLLTESAPADGWLESSNDGLRYRFLTYRRA; translated from the coding sequence ATGAGGCTCGGGCTGATCTGGGCGCAGGCGCACGACCGGGTGATCGGGCGCGACAACGGCATCCCGTGGCGGATCCCGGAGGACCTGCGGCACTTCCGCGAGGTCACCGGTGCGGCGCGGGTGGTCATGGGACGACGGACGTGGGAGTCGCTGCCGGAGCGGTTCCGCCCGCTGCCGGGCCGCGAGAACGTGGTGATCACCAGCGACCGCGCGTACGCCGCGCCCGGCGCTCGGGTGTGCGCCTCGCTGCCGGAGGCGCTGGACGGGTCCGAGGAGACGTGGGTGATCGGCGGGGCGCGGGTCTACGCGGAGGCACTCGCCGCCGCCGACGTCCTCGAGGTCACCGAGGTCGACCTCCAGGTGGACGGCGACACCCGGGCGCCGGTGATCGGCGCCGAGTGGCTGCTGACCGAGTCGGCCCCCGCCGACGGCTGGCTCGAGTCGAGCAACGACGGCCTGCGCTACCGCTTCCTGACCTACCGCCGGGCGTGA
- a CDS encoding 5-carboxymethyl-2-hydroxymuconate Delta-isomerase, which yields MPHLRINYSSNLPGFDAGRALEQVARAMVDSGEFKEETIKARAYRADVFQVGTAPKGRGFVDAAIEVLPGRSDDVKAAIARLVCETIRDSGHWSDDVDVQITADVTELNPSYTKLVVGPNA from the coding sequence ATGCCACACCTTCGGATCAACTACTCCTCGAACCTGCCGGGGTTCGACGCCGGGCGCGCGCTGGAGCAGGTCGCGCGGGCGATGGTCGACTCGGGGGAGTTCAAGGAGGAGACCATCAAGGCCCGGGCCTACCGCGCGGACGTCTTCCAGGTGGGCACGGCGCCGAAGGGCCGCGGCTTCGTGGACGCCGCGATCGAGGTGCTCCCCGGACGCTCGGACGACGTGAAGGCCGCCATCGCCCGGCTGGTCTGCGAGACGATCCGCGACAGCGGCCACTGGTCGGACGACGTCGACGTCCAGATCACCGCCGACGTCACCGAGCTCAACCCCAGCTACACGAAGCTGGTCGTCGGCCCCAACGCCTGA
- a CDS encoding MATE family efflux transporter, with the protein MRPAGGTDVRRVVGLALPALVVLAAEPLYVLVDTAVVGHLGALPLASMAIGGTVLAQVSGQLNFLAYGTTARAARRYGAGDRAGAVREGANATVLALAIGAVIVALVELLAWPVAAVIGGTGSPALAGAVEWMRIAILGAPGILLSLAGNGWMRGIQRTREPTAYVVIGFGLCAVLLPVLVYGLGWGLAGSAVANVIAQWVTGGLFLRALLREGGRLRGDRAVMRGQLSTGRDLVIRTLALQGSFILAAALCSRLGPEVLGAHQIGLQLYMLTALALDAVAIAAQSLVGEALGREDAAAARRTAALCARVGFAAGAGLALVLLAVRPWAPRLFTSDAAVLAQAEVMWWWLAGMQVVSGVLFALDGVLMGANDVAVLRTITIVAHALVFAPISVVAYLAGWGIGGIWLGLAAALVVRLALGGRRVRGDRWMSARVA; encoded by the coding sequence ATGCGACCAGCCGGCGGGACCGACGTGCGGCGGGTCGTGGGCCTCGCGCTGCCCGCGCTGGTGGTGCTCGCTGCCGAGCCGCTGTACGTGCTCGTCGACACCGCCGTGGTCGGCCACCTCGGTGCGCTGCCGCTGGCCTCGATGGCGATCGGCGGCACCGTCCTGGCCCAGGTCTCGGGCCAGCTGAACTTCCTGGCGTACGGGACGACGGCGCGCGCGGCGCGGCGGTACGGCGCGGGGGACCGCGCCGGTGCGGTGCGCGAGGGCGCCAACGCCACCGTGCTGGCCCTCGCGATCGGCGCGGTGATCGTGGCGCTGGTCGAGCTGCTGGCGTGGCCCGTCGCCGCGGTCATCGGCGGCACCGGCTCGCCGGCGCTGGCCGGCGCCGTGGAGTGGATGCGGATCGCGATCCTGGGCGCGCCCGGGATCCTGCTGTCGCTCGCGGGCAACGGCTGGATGCGCGGCATCCAGCGCACCCGGGAGCCGACGGCCTACGTCGTCATCGGGTTCGGGCTGTGCGCCGTGCTGCTGCCGGTGCTCGTGTACGGGCTCGGCTGGGGGCTGGCCGGCTCGGCGGTGGCGAACGTGATCGCGCAGTGGGTGACCGGCGGGCTGTTCCTGCGGGCGCTGCTGCGCGAGGGCGGCCGGCTGCGCGGCGACCGGGCCGTCATGCGCGGCCAGCTGTCGACCGGCCGCGACCTGGTGATCCGCACCCTGGCGCTGCAGGGCTCGTTCATCCTCGCCGCGGCGCTGTGCTCGCGGCTCGGGCCGGAGGTGCTCGGTGCCCATCAGATCGGCCTGCAGCTGTACATGCTGACCGCGCTCGCGCTGGACGCGGTGGCCATCGCCGCGCAGTCGCTGGTGGGGGAGGCGCTCGGGCGGGAGGACGCCGCGGCGGCGCGCCGGACCGCCGCGCTGTGTGCGCGGGTCGGGTTCGCCGCCGGTGCCGGCCTGGCGCTGGTCCTGCTGGCGGTGCGCCCGTGGGCGCCGCGGCTGTTCACCTCCGACGCCGCAGTCCTCGCCCAGGCGGAGGTGATGTGGTGGTGGCTGGCCGGGATGCAGGTCGTCTCCGGCGTGCTGTTCGCGCTCGACGGGGTGCTGATGGGCGCCAACGACGTGGCGGTGCTGCGCACGATCACGATCGTCGCGCACGCGCTGGTGTTCGCGCCGATCAGTGTCGTCGCCTATCTCGCCGGCTGGGGGATCGGCGGCATCTGGCTGGGGCTGGCGGCGGCCCTGGTCGTGCGGCTGGCGCTGGGCGGCCGGCGGGTGCGCGGCGACCGGTGGATGTCCGCGCGCGTCGCCTGA